From the genome of Loxodonta africana isolate mLoxAfr1 chromosome 19, mLoxAfr1.hap2, whole genome shotgun sequence:
TTCTACAGCGTAAATGCAAAGAGAGCATCCAGATGGCTGTTAAGGAGAAAAACAGCACTCTGGGCTTCCTCAGCTTTCCTAGCGTGTCCGCTATTTTGAGGCCAGGACCTGGTCTGCAGCTGCTGACAACAGTCCGCGCGGCAGCGCTCCGCTGATGGCCGATGCACGGCCTGTGGGTGGGAGGACGCGCTCCCGGTCGGTGCTCAGGGCCTCTCCGCGCCGCCCGCAGGTCCTCGGCCCTCGGCCCTCGGCCCTCGGCCCTGCGCTGGCGATGCCGGCCCCGTCCGCCATCCATGTGCTGCAGTTGCTACGGGAGCTGCTGGCCTTCGTGCTGCTCAGCTACACGGTGCTCATCGGGGCGCTGCTGCTGGCCGGCTGGACTACCTACTTCCTGGTGCTGAAGTGACAGCGCCCCGGCCGCTCGGACCCCGCCCCTCACAGCTGCAGGGCCTGCACGTGAACTCCCCCCTCTCGAGGCGTGGTCCTCCCGGGCTCAGTTCCACCCCACCCCTCACGGCGCCGGACTCCGCTCCGCCGGCTGGCGCCCTCAGGCCCAGGGTCCCGCCCACCCATCTGGGGCGGAAGCTCCAGCGGTTGGACGCGGGGCGCGGCCGTTACAGCCGTTACCCTAAGCCACACCCTCTTCCTCCCCGTCTGGCCAATCCCGACTGCTCCCCAGGGGGCGTGGCCATGGGGCGAGGCCTTCTCCGCTGGAGGCGGCCTCGCCCCGCCCCCGCCTTGCTGCGTGGCGTCATTTCCGGCGTCTGCGTCCGGCGTTCACCTGTCGCGGGATGGCGGCTCTGAGGAGTTGGCTGTCGCGGAGCGTCACCTCCTTCTTCAGGTATCGCTGCGGGCTTATAGGAGGGCAGAGACAGAGGGAGGCGGCGCAGAGAGCGCTGCAGCCCCGAGCGCGGCCCCGCCCATGCTCGCGCGGTCTTCCTTCGTCGGCCGAGCGGTCCGCGCCATCCCGCCTCCCTGAGGAGAAGTCTGGCTTCGCCGCTCCTGCCCGAGGCCGGGCGCTTCCCGCCATCATGGTCCGGCCGCAGGTTCCTTTTCCACGGGCAGTTTTTCAGGGATTCTGTCTACTACAAGCGCGTCACCCAGACCTCGGGCCGTCTTCTCGGGTCCCGTTGGCTCATGGAAGTCTCGGAGGAGAGTGCGGGGAGGGGAAAGAGGACGCGGCCAGGTGGGGGGCGGCCCGGAAGGTAGCGGCCTGTCGGAGGCCCTTTGTCCTAAGAGCGGAAGAGGCCCCAGGAAATGGGGGGTCATCTCTCGCACCCTGCTTGCTCCGCTCGGGACGCCTCCAGGGGCAGGGCTCCAGGTGTTCTCTAGCGGGAGTATTAGAGACACCCCAAACCTTAGGTAGATCCTTCCTGCAGAAGCGTTAGTTTGGATATTAGGTTTTTGGAAGGCTTTGAGACAACATTTAAACTTCCTCGTCTGGCATCTGCTGAAAATTGTGAATCCACTGGGCCCGCATTCTTGCATGGGGACGGCTCGCTGGAGCTAAGTAGTGGTTGCCCCTTTGAGCATCACACTCTCTATCCTGCCCTGGCAGTTGACCCTACATGTCACTTAGGGTTCTGCTTGGCCCCAATTTGAGTTTCCAACCTCTGCAAATAAATTGAAGAGAGTTTTACATATTCGTGATTCAGCCTTGttaaatttgttttctgtttctaggTACAGACAACTTGTACCTGTCATGGCTAACTTTAAGAAGCGCTGTTTCTCAGAATTGATAAGACCCTGGCACAAAACTGTGGCAGTTGGATTTGGTGTGACCCTGTGTGCAGTCCCTATTGCACAGGTAAGTTAATGTAGTATGGATCAGTATCTCTTGTCTTAGGGTACTGTGTGCTCTTGAAGTCTCAAGTGGGCAATGAAGCATCAGATAAGCTATCATAGTTTTACCCAGTGCTTACACCCAAACCCCTCCACCAAATGACAGTATGCTTTTTACTGTACCggcagcttttctttttcttgtttaattttattgtgctttgggtgaaaatttacagctcaagttaatttctcattcaaaagctTATACACgtattttgtggcattggttgcagtccccagagtgtgacagcatgctccccctttccaccctgggttccctgtgtccattcatccagctccagTCCATTCCTACCTTCTCAGGCATGGATGGAGCGCTGCTGCCGTCAGCTGTTGTCAGCAGCTGTGGACTAGGTCCTGGCCCTCTTGactttggacaggagttgcccatttggtctcatatatctgtttgaactaagaagcatgttcctcacgtgtgttattttttgttttgtaggcctgtctaatctttgtttgaaaagtgggctttgagaatggtttcatttttgagttagcagagtgtcaggggaccatagtctcgggggttcctccagtctttgtcagaccagtaagtctggtctttttttatgaatttgaattctgttttcatttttctcccattctgtctgggactctctgttgtgatccctgtcagagcagtaattggtggtagccgggcaccatctagctcttctggtctcaggctggtaaagtcttggttcatgtggtcctttagtccttttggCTAatctttttccttgtgtctttggttttcttctcctttgtttcaaAAGGATGGGAGCAATagatatcttagatggccgctcacaagcttttaagaccccagatgctacttaccaaaattagatgtagaacattttctttatgaactatgttatgccggttGACCTAGCTAtgtcctgagactatggtccccaggccccagcccctctGTCCGTCAGaagaatttggatgtgtctaggaaacttctgtgcttttgctttggtccatttGTGGTGATTTCCCCTTTATTGTGTGGTGTTTTTCCCTGTACCAAAGTTGACActtctctactatctagttagtgatttccccttctcaccctcgtaaccatcaaagaatgtttttttctgtgtataaactttttcttgaattcttacaatagtggtctcatacgatatttgtctttttgtgactgactgacttcactcagcataatgttcccCAGATTtttccgtgttgtgagatgttttgcagattcatcttcctttatcgttgcgtagtattccattgtgtgtatggaccataatttgtttatccaagCATCTTCTTTTCATAGTCAAGTACATATATTCCCATTTTTATTGTCTTGTTTGGTAGGAGCAGCATGTCATGTATAAAGAGGGGAAGAGAGGAATAAGAAGAGCATGTTATAGTCCCTCAACAAAATAGTTTTTTATTTAACTAAAATTTGTTGAGTGGTGTTTATGTGCCACACACTGGGAATGCAAGAGTGAGCAAAACAATTCCTGCTCACATAGAATTTGTATTTTGGCAGGGtgaaaggagagaaaataaatatatcagGTGATGATAAGTGCTATGACAAAAACTGAAATAGGATAAGCAAATACGGAGTGGTTTTATTTTGGAAAGGATGGTGAAGGAGGGCTTCTCTGAATGACCTGGGAGAGTGAGCCATGGTAATATCTGGGGGAAGAGCTTTCCAGACAAAAGGCCCAGAAACAAGTATGTCTGATACGTTTGAGGAACATCAAGGAGGTCAGTGTGACTGGAGTAGAATGAGGAAGGGAGAGTACGAGTTGAGGCCAGAGAGTTAGCTGAGGATCAAATCATGTACTGTATATTTTGTGGGCTATTGTAAGGCtctagattttattatgaaaaggaaatcatagaagacattaacacAGGGCTGTTATgatctggaaggagccctggtggtacagtggttaagtccttgattgttaaccagaaggtcgatggttccaatctaccagcctctaggctggagaaagatgtggcagtctgcttctgtaaagatttacagccttggaaaccttatatagggtcactatgggtcttgggttttgtttttttttttttttggtgtattatGATCTCCCATAAGTTCAAAAGGTTTAAGCATTTTAAGAAGTTGCTGCATGGAACTAGGAAGACCAATAGGCTACTCCTCTAATCTAGGCTTTCGATGATAGTGACTTGGGCTAGCATGGCAGTAGTGTAGATGGGGGAAGGGAACCTAATCTGATGGGCAGGAGTTGCCGATGGGTTGGATGTGGGGTATACAACTTAGATCCcaaagtttttaaaaagctgaAGGTTCCTGAGTGGCACAACGGTGTGTACTTGGCtggtaatcgaaaggttggcaatttgaatccaccaagatGTAGGATAACTGCTCCACAGAATGTTTTTAatgattataatttttaaaaacttattttgttgctgctgagaatatacacagcaaaacaaataCCAATTCAACCATCTccagtgtacaattcagtgacactgattatattctttcagttgtacaaccattcttatcctcctttgccatagggttttcttggctataatctttagggaagcacatcaccaggcctttattctacatcttgagtaaaataagtcagtgcTCCCTAAGAAATGGCCCCCCCGTTTTGCTTCCCTtctgcccctagtaaccactaataaacttcggtcTGTATACCtctgcctgttctagatatttcatgtaagtgggatcatgcaatatttgtcctttcgtgactgatttcacatagcataatattttcatggttcatccatgttgtagtatgaatcaggatttcatttctctttatggctgagtaattaCCCATTTATCTGTTGCCGGACATTTGCGttatttctgccttttggcttgtgaatagtgctgtagtgaacactgatgtacaagtatctgtttgtgttcctacTGTCAGCTGTTTTGGGTTAagacctaagagtggaattgctgaattatCTAGTATTTCTGTTtcactttttgaagaactgccaaactgttttccacagtggttgtaccattttaaaacCCCACAAGCAACAGACAAGGGTTCCAGATTTctgcacatcctcaccaacacttgttttgtttttctgatcaTATCCTTCCTAGTGTgagtgaaatagtatctcattgtggtttcaatttCTCTAATTAAGTTGAGcatcctttcatcttctttgatgaaatgtctctTCACATTCTTTGCTCAGTTTTTGAttgcgttatttgtctttttgttgttaagttgtagaagatCCGTGTTTATTCTGGAAAATAAAGCCTTATTCAGTATATGGTGTCTCTAAATTTTCTCTCAGCTGGTAAACAAAGTCCTTTgattctattttgtcttttgttgctcttgcttttggtgtcatatcagAGAAtcctaagaatccattgtcaaaagcTAGATCCAAAAGCATTATTTCTCTGTttccttctaagagttttatggctcTTACATTCAGGCccctgatccattttgagttatttgtttATATGGCATGAACGTTATTCTTCTGCGTGTGGAAatccagcaccacttgttaaagagactgttctttTTCCTGCTGAATGGGCTTAGCACTCTTGTCGAAAAATCTAGATTCCTATTTTATTGCATTCATTTTTCTAATTCTCTTTGATCCCCTGTCATCCTCCTCTCCTTGCCCCTCCCCTTTCACCTTTCTGAAATCTTAGTGGGCAGAGACTGTATATTATCTTTATATCCCAAACATCTAGTACTATGGTGATGAATGAATTATAATTTCATGAATTTGTAAGTTATAATCactaatgtttattttatataaagaaaTATTTAACTCTTTAGAGTAGAGGGAGCATGAAGAAAAATTTAACGTAATTTTACTAAAAGTTAATCCTTGAGTTAAAGCTTGATCTTTAGGTTAGAAGTTGAATGACAGTGTTTGTGTCTTTCAGAAATCGGAGCCTCATTCTCTTAGTAACGATGCATTAATGAGGAGGGCAGTGTCTTTGGTGACAGATAGCACCTCTACCTTTCTCTCTCAGACCACATATGCATTGATTGAAGCAATCACCGAGTATACTAAGGTAAGTGTTCTCTTGTTAAGTCTTCTCTAAAAGGGAGACAGTTTTGATTATCTAAGCCAGAAGTTAGCCAGCGATGACCCATAGGCCACAGCCggcctgctgcctgtttttgtagtTTCACTGGAGCATGGCCAGGCTTATTGTTCACACATAGTTTCTGGCTGCTTTTGTACTACAGCAGCAGAggtgagtagttgtgacagagtcTGTAGGGCCCACAGTGCCGAAGCTATTTACTCGCTGACCCTTTACAAGAAAGGTCTCGGAGCTCCAGTGTAAACCACTGGTTTTTCAGACTTTCTCCAGGAACCCATTTTTAGGGCAAAATCTTATCTAAGGCAGCCCAGTATATCAAAACAGGGGAGCCAGCCTGGTTCAGTTAAAGCTAAAGGGGTCCAGAGACCACCACCAGCAGCCTTCTCTGTGAGATCAATTCGAGAACCACTGATCTGACCTAATGGGAGAGAGGAGAATATACATATaatcaaaattatttaaaaatctcACTTTTACGTTTATTTTACCtctattttccagtttttttctcAGCCCGTTGAGTTTTCCCTCTGCATCATGTTCTCTTTCTATGTCTGAATTGCTGACAAGCCTTTAAAAATACAAGAGCTGACAGGTGGAGACGCTGTCTGTGCTTCCTGCAGTAATAGTGCAGTTTCAGGGAGGCAATAGGGGCTTCATCTCCCTGAGGTGTGAGTCTCAGTAATTCTCCTAGTAAGTTCCACTGATTTCACTCAGACCTGTTTATTCTACATTTGTAGGCTGTTTATACCTTAATCTCACTGTACCGACAATACACAAGTTTACTTGGGAAAATGAATTCACAGGAGGAAGATGAAGTGTGGCAGGTGATCATAGGAGCCAGGGTCGAGGTAAGCAAAAAGTTATCAGACATTTCTGTACTAGTGCTCCTCCCACATTGTGGTATCTGCATTATTCAATCATATCTAACCCCTAACTATTCTCTAAATATACGGTTTTGAATAAATCCATTCAAGTGTTTAATCTCTTCATGTCATCTGAAGTACTTTGCTTAATTTACAGATGACTTCGAAACAACAAGAATACTtgaagttggaaacaacttggaTGACTGCAGTCGGTCTTTCAGAGATGGCAGCAGAAGCTGCATACCAAACTGGTAGGTTAAATTTTTCAATAGGGAGGCATCGTTTGAGTTTTTATTCAGCTGTAAAAATGGAtttagagaggagagagagaggaatgagGGAAAGAGATGGAGCTGAGGAGGATATGAACAGAAGGAAAAGACACAGAGAGGCATATAGAGGAGAAAGagatggagggagagaaaggagagatggAGGActagaaaagataaacaaaagagACATGGAGAGGCACAGGAGAGTAATGGAAAGAAATAGATGGGCGAAGATAGATGGAGCTGAGTGGgaaagaggggaagagagagaggagatatGGAGAGGCACAGAGGAGAAAGATGGACAGGGAGAGataggaagagagagagggaaagatagagaagagggatggggagggaggggatAGAGGAGAGGGCTGAGGGGGGAGAGTGAGATGTAGAGGAGGAGGTAGATGGAGAGAGGGATGAAGGAGAGACATGGAGAAACAGAAGGAGTGAGGGAGAGATGGcgaggagacacagagagacagatggTAGAGATGGAGAGAGCATGGTGGAGGGAGAGATGGAGCTGAGGAAGAGATAAATGAAGAGGAGGGCAATGGAAAGAGACAGATGGAGATAGACAAATGGAGAGGGGGGAGAAGATGGAGTTGAGtgggatggagaaggggagagagaagagatacagagaaaCACAGAGGAGAGAGATGGAGAAATAGGCATGGGGAGATGGAGACAGAAGagaggggtggaaagggggaatagATGGAGAGACGGAGGAAGAGATGGAAGGAGGAAGATGGAtggagggagaggagagatggatagagaagagacagacagtggaGAGATAGTATGATGGAGGGGAGAGATAGAAGAGAGAAGATGGAGAAAAAGAGATGGACAAAGGAAGAgataggagaaagagaaagaagacatGGAGAGACACATAAAGGAGAAAGATGGAGAGGGAGAGACATGTAGAGGGGGAAACAGGGAGAGATGTAGAGAGGGGAAAGGTGGAGGAGAAGGGGtgagaaatggagagagagaaaaaaggacaaatagAGGGAGAGAGGTAACTTACTCAAAAATtgggccctggtggtatagtggttaagagcctggctgctaaccaaaatccaccagctgctccttggaaaccatatggggcagttatgctctgtcttgtacggttgctatgagtcagaattgattcaatggctataggttttgttttgtttgatatgtatattcatgtatgtgtgtatatagagaaagatttaaggaattggctcatgcgaATGTGTAGGGCTGGCAAGTTCAAAACACATAAGACACGTTGCGACTCCTACAGGCTTGTGTCCCAAGTTCCTTAGGTCAGGCGATAGAAAAAGTGAAGAGCAAGCATTTTGCCAGAATAACTATTCATAGTCTGGAGCCAGAacacaccctaaggaaactccaTTTTCAACTGcttgattacattatggaaggacATCACGTCACCATATCAACTAGTGTTTGGCTAAACCAAAc
Proteins encoded in this window:
- the LOC135228204 gene encoding uncharacterized LOC128125816 homolog, which codes for MPAPSAIHVLQLLRELLAFVLLSYTVLIGALLLAGWTTYFLVLK
- the DIABLO gene encoding diablo IAP-binding mitochondrial protein isoform X2, which translates into the protein MAALRSWLSRSVTSFFRYRQLVPVMANFKKRCFSELIRPWHKTVAVGFGVTLCAVPIAQKSEPHSLSNDALMRRAVSLVTDSTSTFLSQTTYALIEAITEYTKAVYTLISLYRQYTSLLGKMNSQEEDEVWQVIIGARVEMTSKQQEYLKLETTWMTAVGLSEMAAEAAYQTGADQASITARNHIQLLKSQVQEVRQLSQKAEIKLAEAQTEELRQKTQEDREERAGPQQEAYLRED
- the DIABLO gene encoding diablo IAP-binding mitochondrial protein isoform X1, with amino-acid sequence MANFKKRCFSELIRPWHKTVAVGFGVTLCAVPIAQKSEPHSLSNDALMRRAVSLVTDSTSTFLSQTTYALIEAITEYTKAVYTLISLYRQYTSLLGKMNSQEEDEVWQVIIGARVEMTSKQQEYLKLETTWMTAVGLSEMAAEAAYQTGADQASITARNHIQLLKSQVQEVRQLSQKAEIKLAEAQTEELRQKTQEDREERAGPQQEAYLRED